A window of the Macaca nemestrina isolate mMacNem1 chromosome X, mMacNem.hap1, whole genome shotgun sequence genome harbors these coding sequences:
- the LOC105476652 gene encoding mediator of RNA polymerase II transcription subunit 12 isoform X4, translating to MAAFGILSYEHRPLKRPRLGPPDVYPQDPKQKEDELTALNVKQGFNNQPAVSGDEHGSAKNVSFNPAKISSNFSSIIAEKLRCNTLPDTGRRKPQVNQKDNFWLVTARSQSAINTWFTDLAGTKPLTQLAKKVPIFSKKEEVFGYLAKYTVPVMRAAWLIKMTCAYYAAISETKVKKRHVDPFMEWTQIITKYLWEQLQKMAEYYRPGPAGGGGCGSTIGPLPHDVEVAIRQWDYTEKLAMFMFQDGMLDRHEFLTWVLECFEKIRPGEDELLKLLLPLLLRYSGEFVQSAYLSRRLAYFCTRRLALQLDGVSSHSSHVISAQSTSSLPTTPAPQPPTSSTPSTPFSDLLMCPQHRPLVFGLSCILQTILLCCPSALVWHYSLTDSRIKTGSPLDHLPIAPSNLPMPEGNSAFTQQVRAKLREIEQQIKERGQAVEVRWSFDKCQEATAGFTIGRVLHTLEVLDSHSFERSDFSNSLDSLCNRIFGLGPSKDGHEISSDDDAVVSLLCEWAVSCKRSGRHRAMVVAKLLEKRQAEIEAERCGESEAADEKGSIASGSLSAPSAPIFQDVLLQFLDTQAPMLTDPRSESERVEFFNLVLLFCELIRHDVFSHNMYTCTLISRGDLAFGAPGPRPPSPFDDPADDPEHKEAEGSSSSKLEDPGLSESMDIDPSSSVLFEDMEKPDFSLFSPTMPCEGKGSPSPEKPDVEKEVKPPPKEKIEGTLGVLYDQPRHVQYATHFPIPQEESCSHECNQRLVVLFGVGKQRDDARHAIKKITKDILKVLNRKGTAETDQLAPIVPLNPGDLTFLGGEDGQKRRRNRPEAFPTAEDIFAKFQHLSHYDQHQVTAQVSRNVLEQITSFALGMSYHLPLVQHVQFIFDLMEYSLSISGLIDFAIQLLNELSVVEAELLLKSSDLVGSYTTSLCLCIVAVLRHYHACLILNQDQMAQVFEGLCGVVKHGMNRSDGSSAERCILAYLYDLYTSCSHLKNKFGELFSDFCSKVKNTIYCNVEPSESNMRWAPEFMIDTLENPAAHTFTYTGLGKSLSENPANRYSFVCNALMHVCVGHHDPDRVNDIAILCAELTGYCKSLSAEWLGVLKALCCSSNNGTCGFNDLLCNVDVSDLSFHDSLATFVAILIARQCLLLEDLIRCAAIPSLLNAACSEQDSEPGARLTCRILLHLFKTPQLNPCQSDGNKPTVGIRSSCDRHLLAASQNRIVDGAVFAVLKAVFVLGDAELKGSGFTVTGGTEELPEEEGGGGSGGRRQGGRNISVETASLDVYAKYVLRSICQQEWVGERCLKSLCEDSNDLQDPVLSSAQAQRLMQLICYPHRLLDNEDGENPQRQRIKRILQNLDQWTMRQSSLELQLMIKQTPNNEMNSLLENIAKATIEVFQQSAETGSSSGSTASNMPSSSKTKPVLSSLERSGVWLVAPLIAKLPTSVQGHVLKAAGEELEKGQHLGSSSRKERDRQKQKSMSLLSQQPFLSLVLTCLKGQDEQREGLLTSLYSQVHQIVNNWRDDQYLDDCKPKQLMHEALKLRLNLVGGMFDTVQRSTQQTTEWAMLLLEIIISGTVDMQSNNELFTTVLDMLSVLINGTLAADMSSISQGSMEENKRAYMNLAKKLQKELGERQSDSLEKVRQLLPLPKQTRDVITCEPQGSLIDTKGNKIAGFDSIFKKEGLQVSTKQKISPWDLFEGLKPSAPLSWGWFGTVRVDRRVARGEEQQRLLLYHTHLRPRPRAYYLEPLPLPPEDEEPPAPTLLEPEKKAPEPPKTDKPGAAPPSTEERKKKSTKGKKRSQPAAKTEDYGMGPGRSGPYGVTVPPDLLHHPNPGSITHLNYRQGSIGLYTQNQPLPAGGPRVDPYRPVRLPMQKLPTRPTYPGVLPTTMTGVMGLEPSSYKTSVYRQQQPAVPQGQRLRQQLQAKIQSQGMLGQSSVHQMTPSSSYGLQTSQGYTPYVSHVGLQQHTGPAGTMVPPSYSSQPYQSTHPSTNPTLVDPTRHLQQRPSGYVHQQAPTYGHGLTSTQRFSHQTLQQTPMISTMTPMSAQGVQAGVRSTAILPEQQQQQQQQQQQQQQQQQQQQQQQQQQYHIRQQQQQQILRQQQQQQQQQQQQQQQQQQQQQQQQQQHQQQQQQQAAPPQPQPQSQPQFQRQGLQQTQQQQQTAALVRQLQQQLSNTQPQPSTNIFGRY from the exons ATGGCGGCCTTCGGGATCTTGAGCTACGAACACCGGCCCCTGAAGCGGCCGCGGCTGGGGCCTCCCGATGTTTACCCTCAGGACCCCAAACAGAAGGAG GATGAACTGACGGCCTTGAATGTAAAACAAGGTTTCAATAACCAGCCTGCTGTCTCTGGGGATGAACATGGCAGTGCCAAGAACGTCAGCTTCAATCCTGCCAAG ATCAGTTCCAACTTCAGCAGCATTATTGCAGAGAAGTTACGTTGTAATACCCTCCCTGACACTGGTCGCAGGAAGCCCCAAGTGAACCAGAAGGACAACTTCTGGCTGGTGACTGCACGATCCCAGAGTGCCATTAATACTTGGTTCACTGACTTGGCTGGCACCAAGCCACTCACGCAACTAGCCAAAAAG GTCCCCATTTTCAGTAAGAAGGAAGAAGTGTTTGGGTACTTAGCCAAATACACAGTGCCTGTGATGCGGGCTGCCTGGCTCATTAAGATGACCTGTGCCTACTATGCAGCAATCTCTGAGACCAAGGTTAAGAAGAGACATGTTGACCCTTTCATGG AATGGACTCAGATCATCACCAAGTACTTATGGGAGCAGTTACAGAAGATGGCTGAATACTACCGGCCAGGGCCTGCAGGAGGTGGGGGCTGTGGTTCCACGATAGGGCCCTTGCCGCATGATGTAGAGGTGGCAATCCGGCAGTGGGATTACACTGAGAAGCTGGCCATGTTCATGTTTCAG GATGGAATGCTGGACAGACATGAGTTCCTGACCTGGGTGCTTGAGTGTTTTGAGAAGATCCGCCCTGGAGAAGATGAATTGCTTAAACTGCTCCTGCCCCTGCTTCTCCGA TACTCTGGGGAATTTGTTCAGTCTGCGTACCTGTCCCGCCGCCTTGCCTACTTTTGTACACGGAGACTGGCCCTGCAGCTAGATGGTGTGAGCAGTCACTCATCTCATGTTATATCTGCTCAGTCAACAAGCTCGCTACCCACCACCCCTGCTCCTCAGCCCCCAACTAGCAGCACCCCCTCGACTCCCTTTAGTGACCTGCTTATGTGCCCTCAGCACCGGCCCCTGGTTTTTGGCCTCAGCTGTATCCTACAG ACCATCCTCCTGTGTTGTCCTAGTGCCTTGGTTTGGCACTACTCACTGACTGATAGCAGAATTAAGACCGGCTCACCACTTGACCACTTGCCTATTGCCCCCTCCAACCTGCCCATGCCAGAGGGTAACAGTGCCTTCACTCAGCAG GTCCGTGCAAAGTTGCGGGAGATCGAGCAGCAGATCAAGGAGCGGGGACAGGCAGTTGAAGTTCGCTGGTCTTTCGATAAATGCCAGGAAGCTACTGCAG GCTTCACCATTGGACGGGTGCTTCATACTTTGGAAGTGCTGGATAGCCATAGTTTTGAGCGCTCTGACTTCAGCAACTCTCTTGACTCACTTTGTAACCGAATCTTTGGATTGGGGCCTAGCAAGGATGGGCATGAG ATCTCCTCAGATGATGATGCTGTGGTGTCATTGCTATGTGAATGGGCTGTCAGCTGCAAGCGTTCTGGTCGGCATCGTGCTATGGTGGTAGCCAAGCTCCTGGAGAAGAGACAGGCGGAGATTGAGGCTGAG CGTTGTGGAGAATCAGAAGCCGCAGATGAGAAGGGTTCCATCGCCTCTGGCTCCCTTTCTGCTCCTAGTGCTCCCATTTTCCAGGATGTCCTCCTGCAGTTTCTGGATACACAGGCTCCCATGCTGA CGGACCCCCGAAGTGAGAGTGAGCGGGTGGAATTCTTTAACTTAGTACTGCTGTTCTGTGAACTGATTCGACATGATGTTTTCTCCCACAACATGTATACTTGCACTCTCATCTCCCGAGGGGACCTTGCCTTTGGAGCCCCTGGTCCCCGGCCTCCCTCTCCCTTTGATGATCCTGCCGATGACCCAGAGCACAAGGAGGCtgaaggcagcagcagcagcaagctGGAG GATCCAGGGCTTTCAGAATCTATGGACATTGACCCTAGTTCCAGTGTGCTCTTTGAGGACATGGAGAAGCCTGATTTCTCA TTGTTCTCCCCTACTATGCCCTGTGAGGGGAAGGGCAGTCCATCCCCAGAGAAGCCAGATGTCGAGAAGGAGGTGAAGCCCCCACCCAAGGAGAAGATCGAAGGGACCCTTGGGGTTCTTTACGACCAGCCACGACACGTGCAGTATGCCACCCACTTTCCCATCCCCCAG GAGGAGTCATGCAGCCATGAGTGCAACCAGCGGTTGGTCGTACTGTTTGGGGTGGGAAAGCAGCGAGATGATGCCCGCCATGCCATCAAGAAAATCACCAAGGATATCCTGAAGGTTCTGAACCGCAAAGGGACAGCAGAAACTG ACCAGCTTGCTCCTATTGTGCCTCTGAATCCTGGAGACCTGACATTCTTAG GTGGGGAGGATGGGCAGAAGCGGCGACGCAACCGGCCTGAAGCCTTCCCCACTGCTGAAGATATCTTTGCTAAGTTCCAGCACCTTTCACATTATGACCAACACCAGGTCACGGCTCAG GTCTCCCGGAATGTTCTGGAGCAGATCACGAGCTTTGCCCTTGGCATGTCATACCACTTGCCTCTGGTGCAGCATGTGCAGTTCATCTTCGACCTCATGGAATATTCACTCAGCATCAGTGGCCTCATCGACTTTGCCATTCAG CTGCTGAATGAACTGAGTGTAGTTGAGGCTGAGCTGCTTCTCAAATCCTCGGATCTGGTGGGCAGCTACACTACTAGCCTGTGCCTGTGCATCGTGGCTGTCCTGCGGCACTATCATGCCTGCCTCATCCTCAACCAGGACCAGATGGCACAGGTCTTTGAGGG GCTGTGTGGTGTTGTGAAGCATGGGATGAACCGGTCCGATGGCTCCTCTGCAGAGCGCTGTATCCTTGCTTATCTCTATGATCTGTACACCTCCTGTAGCCatttaaagaacaaatttggGGAGCTCTTCAG CGACTTTTGCTCAAAGGTGAAGAACACCATCTACTGCAACGTGGAGCCATCGGAATCAAATATGCGCTGGGCACCTGAGTTCATGATTGACACTCTAGAGAACCCTGCAGCTCACACCTTCACCTACACAGGGCTAGGCAAGAGTCTTAGTGAGAACCCTGCTAACCGCTACAGCTTTGTCTGCAATGCCCTTATGCACGTCTGTGTGGGGCACCATGATCCCGATAG GGTGAATGACATCGCAATCCTGTGTGCAGAGCTGACCGGCTATTGCAAGTCACTGAGTGCAGAATGGCTAGGAGTGCTTAAGGCCTTGTGCTGCTCCTCTAACAATGGCACTTGTGGTTTCAACGACCTCCTCTGCAATGTAGAT GTCAGTGACCTGTCTTTTCATGACTCGTTGGCTACTTTTGTTGCCATCCTCATCGCTCGGCAGTGTTTGCTCCTGGAAGATCTGATTCGCTGTGCTGCCATCCCTTCACTCCTTAATGCTG CTTGTAGTGAACAGGACTCTGAGCCAGGGGCCCGGCTTACCTGCCGCATCCTCCTTCACCTTTTCAAGACACCGCAGCTCAATCCTTGCCAGTCTGATGGAA ACAAGCCTACAGTAGGAATCCGCTCCTCCTGTGACCGCCACCTGCTGGCTGCCTCCCAGAACCGCATCGTGGATGGAGCTGTGTTTGCTGTTCTCAAGGCTGTGTTTGTACTTG GGGATGCGGAACTGAAAGGTTCAGGCTTCACTGTGACAGGAGGAACAGAAGAACTtccagaggaggagggaggaggtggcaGTGGTGGTCGGAGGCAGGGTGGCCGCAACATCTCTGTGGAGACAGCCAGTCTGGATGTCTATGCCAAGTACGTGCTGCGCAGCATCTGCCAACAG GAATGGGTAGGAGAACGTTGCCTTAAGTCGCTGTGTGAGGACAGCAATGACCTGCAAGACCCAGTGTTGAGTAGTGCCCAGGCGCAGCGCCTCATGCAGCTCATCTGCTACCCACATCGACTGCTGGACAATGAGGATGGGGAAAACCCCCAGCGGCAGCGCATAAAGCGCATTCTCCAG AACTTGGACCAGTGGACCATGCGCCAGTCTTCCCTGGAGCTGCAGCTCATGATCAAGCAGACCCCTAACAAT GAGATGAACTCCCTCTTGGAGAACATTGCCAAGGCCACAATCGAGGTTTTCCAACAGTCAGCAGAGACAGGGTCATCTTCTGGAAGTACTGCAAGCAACATGCCCAGCAGCAGCAAGACCAAGCCTGTGCTCAG CTCTCTAGAGCGCTCTGGTGTATGGCTGGTGGCCCCCCTCATTGCTAAACTGCCCACCTCAGTCCAGGGACATGTGTTAAAGGCTGCTGGGGAGGAATTGGAGAAGGGTCAGCACCTGGGTTCCTCTTCACGCAAAGAACGTGATCGACAAAAGCAGAAGAG CATGTCCCTGTTGAGCCAGCAGCCCTTCTTATCACTGGTACTAACATGTCTGAAAGGGCAGGATGAACAACGCGAGGGACTCCTTACCTCCCTCTACAGCCAGGTGCACCAG ATTGTGAATAATTGGCGAGATGACCAGTACTTAGATGATTGCAAACCAAAGCAGCTTATGCATGAGGCACTCAAACTGCGGCTCAACCTG GTTGGGGGCATGTTTGACACGGTGCAGCGCAGCACCCAGCAGACCACGGAGTGGGCCATGCTCCTCCTGGAGATCATCATCAGCGGCACTGTCGACATGCAGTCCAACAA TGAGCTCTTCACTACTGTGTTGGACATGCTGAGCGTGCTCATCAATGGGACATTGGCTGCAGACATGTCTAGCATCTCCCAAGGTAGCATGGAGGAAAACAAGCGTGCATACATGAACCTGGCAAAGAAGCTACAG AAGGAGTTGGGGGAACGCCAGTCAGACAGTCTGGAAAAGGTTCGCCAGCTGCTGCCACTGCCCAAGCAGACCCGAGATGTCATCACGTGTGAGCCACAGGGCTCCCTTATTGATACCAAGGGCAACAAGATTGCTGGCTTCGATTCCATCTTCAAGAAGGAG GGTCTACAGGTTTCCACCAAACAGAAGATCTCGCCCTGGGATCTTTTTGAGGGGTTGAAGCCGTCAGCACCGCTGTCTTGGGGCTGGTTTGGAACAGTGCGGGTGGACCGGCGAGTGGCTCGAGGAGAGGAGCAGCAGCGGTTGCTGCTCTACCACACACACCTGAGGCCCCGGCCCCGCGCCTATTACCTGGAGCCGCTGCCACTGCCCCCAGAAGATGAGGAGCCCCCTGCTCCTACCCTGCTAGAGCCTGAGAAAAAGGCTCCAGAGCCCCCCAAAACTGACAAACCGGGGGCTGCTCCACCCAGTACTGAGGAACGCAAGAAGAAGTCCACCAAGGGCAAGAAACGCAGCCAGCCAGCTGCCAAGACAGAG GACTATGGAATGGGCCCGGGTCGGAGCGGCCCTTATGGTGTGACAGTGCCTCCAGACCTCCTGCACCACCCAAACCCTGGTTCCATAACCCACCTTAATTACAGGCAAGGCTCCATAGGCCTGTACACCCAGAACCAGCCACTACCTGCAG GTGGCCCTCGTGTGGACCCGTACCGCCCTGTGCGCTTACCAATGCAGAAGCTGCCCACCCGACCGACTTACCCTGGAGTGCTGCCCACAACCATGACTGGCGTCATGGGCCTAGAACCCTCCTCTTATAAGACCTCTGTGTACCGGCAGCAGCAACCTGCGGTGCCCCAAGGACAGCGCCTTCGCCAACAGCTCCAGGCAAAGATA cAGAGTCAGGGCATGTTGGGACAGTCATCTGTCCATCAGATGACTCCCAGCTCTTCCTACGGTTTGCAGACTTCCCAG ggCTATACTCCTTATGTTTCTCATGTGGGATTGCAGCAACACACAGGCCCTGCAGGTACCATGGTGCCCCCCAGCTACTCCAGCCAGCCTTACCAGAGCACCCACCCTTCTACCAATCCTACTCTTGTAGATCCTACCCGCCACCTGCAACAGCGGCCCAGTGGCTATGTGCACCAGCAGGCCCCCACCTATGGACATGGACTGACCTCCACTCAAAG GTTTTCACACCAGACACTGCAGCAGACACCCATGATAAGTACCATGACTCCAATGAGTGCCCAGGGCGTCCAGGCAGGCGTCCGCTCAACAGCCATCCTACCtgagcagcaacagcagcagcaacagcagcaacagcaacagcagcagcagcaacaacagcaacagcaacagcagcagcagcagtaccACAtccggcagcagcagcagcagcagatcCTGCGG cagcagcagcagcaacagcagcagcagcagcagcaacagcaacagcaacagcagcagcagcaacagcaacaacagcaacaccagcagcaacagcagcaacaggcggctcctccccaaccccagccccagtCCCAGCCCCAG TTCCAGCGCCAGGGGCTTCAGCAGACCCAGCAGCAGCAACAGACAGCAGCTTTGGTCCGGCAACTTCAACAACAGCTCTCCA ATACCCAGCCACAGCCCAGTACCAACATATTTGGACGCTACTGA